Proteins from a genomic interval of Amycolatopsis sp. cg13:
- a CDS encoding lactonase family protein, translating to MTEISRRTFVGAVGAAGAAAVVGAQLATAAPRPRAAATVYVGSYTNSAPAGHGLDVTQRAAGSPALTPVRTVPKLTDVSWFDRTRDGRILYVTNENEGAETGTVSALDISDPTRPKLLGSTSSKGGSPTHLSVHPSQKYVLVANYDSGSVVVLPIKSDGKLGAATDLQQHQGKEPHAHQVVTDPSGKWVLAVDLGTDSVYVYSFDTGKGKLKLHKQITLPAGAGPRHLAFHPNGKFAYVAQELRPEITVASWESATGTFKPIAAVPAVPPGSTGELFPGEITVSRDGKFVYATVRGPNTVATFTVADGGAGLTLVSSAASGGNWPRHLALDPDEKWFYVSNQRSGTVTWLPRDPATGLPGKSAGSLAVPNVNSVFFV from the coding sequence ATGACCGAGATTTCCCGTCGCACGTTCGTCGGAGCGGTCGGCGCGGCCGGGGCCGCCGCCGTGGTGGGCGCACAGCTCGCCACGGCAGCACCCCGGCCGCGCGCGGCCGCGACGGTGTACGTCGGCAGCTACACCAACAGCGCACCGGCGGGCCACGGGCTCGACGTCACCCAGCGAGCGGCCGGGAGCCCAGCGCTCACGCCGGTGCGTACCGTTCCGAAGCTGACCGACGTCTCCTGGTTCGACCGTACTCGCGACGGCCGGATCCTGTACGTCACCAACGAAAACGAGGGCGCGGAGACCGGCACGGTGTCCGCATTGGACATCTCCGACCCGACCCGGCCGAAGCTGCTCGGGTCGACATCCTCCAAGGGCGGTTCGCCCACGCACCTTTCGGTGCACCCGAGCCAGAAGTACGTGCTGGTCGCCAACTACGACTCCGGCAGCGTCGTCGTGCTGCCGATCAAGTCCGACGGCAAGCTCGGCGCGGCCACCGACCTGCAGCAGCACCAGGGCAAAGAACCGCACGCGCACCAGGTGGTCACCGACCCGTCCGGCAAATGGGTGCTGGCAGTCGACCTCGGCACCGACTCGGTGTACGTCTACTCGTTCGACACCGGCAAGGGAAAGCTGAAGCTGCACAAGCAGATCACCCTCCCCGCCGGTGCCGGGCCGCGACACCTCGCGTTCCACCCGAACGGAAAATTCGCTTACGTCGCCCAGGAACTGCGGCCGGAGATCACCGTCGCCAGCTGGGAGTCCGCCACCGGCACGTTCAAGCCGATCGCCGCGGTGCCGGCCGTTCCGCCGGGCAGCACCGGCGAACTGTTCCCCGGCGAGATCACCGTGTCGCGGGACGGGAAGTTCGTCTACGCCACCGTCCGCGGCCCCAACACCGTCGCCACCTTCACCGTCGCCGACGGCGGGGCCGGGCTCACCCTGGTCTCCTCGGCGGCCTCCGGCGGCAACTGGCCGCGGCACCTCGCGCTGGACCCGGACGAGAAGTGGTTCTACGTCTCGAACCAGCGCTCCGGCACGGTCACCTGGCTGCCGCGCGACCCGGCCACCGGCCTGCCCGGCAAGTCCGCGGGCTCGCTCGCGGTGCCGAACGTCAACTCTGTCTTCTTCGTCTGA
- a CDS encoding carbohydrate ABC transporter permease has translation MAVKVRRPARLVAEIVTVVIAGIVAFPLYWMVLSAFKPAGEIQSAHPKPWTFAPSLDSFRRVLTVSGFGRFFLNSLAVAVVVVLLSLLLSFLSAVALTRFRFRGRGMLLVMILVAQMVPVEALTIPLFFLMRSVGGAVPAFGLNELGSLVLVHLAFSLPFAIWMLRGFVAAVPAELEEAAILDGASRMRFTWQILFPLVAPGLVAVSVLAFIHAWNDFLFAKTFIISKTENQTLPQAILVFFKPEDTDWGAVMASSTLMTIPVLVFFVLVQRRLVGGTAGAVKG, from the coding sequence ATGGCTGTGAAAGTGCGCCGCCCCGCGCGGCTCGTCGCCGAAATCGTGACCGTGGTGATCGCCGGGATCGTCGCGTTCCCGCTGTACTGGATGGTGCTCTCAGCGTTCAAACCGGCGGGCGAAATCCAGTCGGCGCATCCGAAACCGTGGACGTTCGCGCCTTCGCTGGACAGTTTCCGGCGCGTGCTCACGGTTTCCGGATTCGGCCGGTTCTTCCTCAACAGCCTCGCCGTCGCGGTGGTCGTGGTGCTGCTGTCCTTGCTGCTGTCGTTCCTGTCAGCGGTGGCACTGACGCGATTCCGCTTCCGCGGCCGCGGAATGCTGCTGGTGATGATCCTGGTCGCGCAAATGGTTCCGGTGGAAGCGCTGACCATTCCGCTGTTTTTCCTGATGCGCTCGGTCGGCGGGGCCGTGCCGGCGTTCGGGCTCAACGAACTGGGCTCGCTCGTGCTGGTGCACCTGGCGTTCAGCCTGCCGTTCGCGATCTGGATGCTGCGCGGATTCGTCGCCGCGGTGCCCGCCGAACTGGAGGAAGCGGCCATTTTGGACGGTGCGTCGCGGATGCGGTTCACCTGGCAGATCCTGTTCCCGCTCGTCGCGCCCGGGCTCGTGGCGGTGAGCGTGCTCGCGTTCATCCACGCGTGGAACGACTTCCTGTTCGCCAAGACGTTCATCATCTCCAAGACCGAAAACCAGACTCTGCCGCAGGCGATCCTGGTGTTCTTCAAACCGGAGGACACCGATTGGGGTGCCGTGATGGCCTCGTCCACCCTGATGACGATTCCCGTGCTGGTGTTTTTCGTGCTGGTGCAACGGAGGCTCGTCGGCGGGACGGCCGGGGCCGTGAAGGGATGA
- a CDS encoding extracellular solute-binding protein, translating into MKLRSVLPAVATLALLAACAPTQSGPAASGGNQTDGTLRVWLFDEANRAPKEAAVKEAITEFEANHAGVKVDVQWVPVEGRADKFSGAFNDPSNAPDVAEFGNTDVSSYAQTGALSDLTKDITNWSDGKDLLPSVLDTAKANGKIYGIPWYTGIRALYYRTDVFAELGLKPPTTLAELTDDARKIREKKPDLYGIATGGKYTYAMLPFIWANGGDLAKQDNGKWTSTVDSAQAKAGVTAYANLIKDDICPPSACANLTGTQSVTAFAGGKAGMVIGGDFNRKAVEKGSVKGKYAIMPLPGTAPGSVAPAFAGGNLLGVFGASQRHGLAVQFAELLAGIKYQEKMYAAMGNLPTLASVQKKLAASDPTLKAFVDTLSAGTKFVPSTPAWSKIDSQNVLPTAVQQIATGGKDANAALADAAAAMNKNFG; encoded by the coding sequence ATGAAGCTGCGTTCTGTCCTGCCCGCTGTCGCCACGCTGGCGTTGCTCGCCGCGTGTGCACCCACCCAATCCGGCCCGGCCGCGTCCGGCGGAAACCAGACCGACGGCACGCTCCGGGTCTGGCTGTTCGACGAGGCGAACCGTGCGCCGAAGGAGGCCGCGGTCAAGGAAGCGATCACCGAGTTCGAGGCCAACCACGCCGGCGTGAAGGTCGATGTGCAGTGGGTTCCGGTCGAGGGCCGCGCGGACAAGTTCTCCGGCGCGTTCAACGACCCGTCCAACGCCCCCGACGTCGCCGAGTTCGGCAACACCGACGTCTCCAGCTACGCGCAGACCGGCGCGTTGTCCGACCTCACCAAGGACATCACGAACTGGTCGGACGGCAAAGACCTGCTTCCGTCCGTTTTGGACACCGCGAAGGCCAACGGCAAGATCTACGGCATCCCCTGGTACACCGGCATCCGCGCGTTGTACTACCGCACTGACGTCTTCGCCGAACTCGGCCTCAAGCCGCCCACGACGCTGGCCGAGCTGACCGACGACGCGCGCAAGATCCGCGAGAAGAAGCCGGATCTGTACGGCATCGCCACCGGCGGCAAGTACACCTACGCGATGCTGCCGTTCATCTGGGCCAACGGCGGCGATCTGGCCAAACAGGACAATGGCAAGTGGACGTCCACTGTGGACTCCGCGCAGGCCAAGGCAGGCGTCACCGCGTACGCGAACCTGATCAAGGACGACATCTGCCCGCCCTCGGCCTGCGCCAACCTCACCGGCACGCAGAGCGTCACCGCGTTCGCGGGCGGCAAAGCGGGCATGGTGATCGGCGGCGACTTCAACCGCAAGGCCGTCGAAAAGGGCTCGGTGAAGGGCAAGTACGCGATCATGCCGCTGCCCGGCACCGCCCCGGGTTCGGTCGCGCCCGCGTTCGCCGGCGGCAACCTGCTCGGCGTGTTCGGCGCGAGCCAGCGCCACGGTCTCGCGGTGCAGTTCGCCGAACTGCTGGCCGGCATCAAGTACCAGGAGAAGATGTACGCGGCGATGGGCAACCTGCCCACTCTCGCGTCGGTGCAGAAGAAGCTCGCCGCCAGCGACCCGACGCTCAAGGCCTTTGTGGACACTCTGAGCGCGGGCACGAAATTCGTGCCGAGCACCCCGGCGTGGTCCAAGATCGACAGCCAGAACGTGCTGCCCACCGCCGTGCAGCAGATCGCGACCGGCGGCAAGGACGCGAACGCCGCGCTGGCCGACGCCGCCGCGGCGATGAACAAGAACTTCGGCTGA
- a CDS encoding beta-N-acetylhexosaminidase — MSGFDALLPRPVSAEAAPGTCPWPAPVEVRTAADLPAEGYRLTIAPDGVTLDAADSAGEFYGRQTLRQLAGPDAFRAVPIHNGPVELPCGTITDHPRFAWRGCLYDVSRHFRTKAEVLRFIDLLAAHKLNVLNLHLTDDQGWRIETPEFPQLTSVGGWRKSSMVGRHDGPERDGRPHGGYYTVDDLREIVAYAASRAVTVVPEVDIPGHARAAITAYPELGPATDTPWEVWTSWGISTSLLDPSESTLDFFHKVFDHVLDIFPSKVIALGGDEVPGVTEAHHRFVRAIADHLVARGRTPMGWDEVLDGGDLPTMVIGVWQDRERASLAVKGGHEVVLCPEDGVYLDHRQSDHPDEPIPVGYLQDLEHFYGFEPESGPRVRGVQAQLWSEHLDTVRRTDYAAFPRLSAFAEVAWSSGPRDYAEFLPRLREHHLPRLDALGVEYRPLDGPHPWQTRPDAPGRPR; from the coding sequence ATGTCCGGTTTCGACGCTCTCCTCCCCCGCCCGGTGTCCGCGGAAGCGGCGCCCGGCACCTGCCCGTGGCCCGCTCCGGTGGAGGTCCGCACCGCCGCCGACCTCCCCGCCGAGGGCTACCGGCTCACGATCGCGCCCGACGGCGTCACGCTCGACGCGGCCGACTCCGCGGGCGAGTTCTACGGCCGCCAAACCCTGCGCCAGCTGGCCGGCCCGGACGCGTTCCGTGCCGTGCCGATCCACAATGGACCAGTCGAGCTGCCGTGCGGGACGATCACCGACCATCCGCGATTCGCCTGGCGCGGCTGCCTTTACGACGTCTCGCGGCACTTCCGGACGAAGGCCGAGGTGCTGCGGTTCATCGATCTGCTGGCCGCGCACAAGCTGAACGTGCTGAACCTGCACCTCACCGACGACCAGGGCTGGCGGATCGAGACACCGGAGTTCCCCCAGCTCACCTCCGTCGGCGGCTGGCGGAAATCGTCCATGGTCGGCAGGCACGACGGCCCCGAACGCGACGGCCGCCCGCACGGCGGTTACTACACTGTGGACGATCTGCGGGAGATCGTCGCTTACGCCGCGTCTCGAGCCGTCACGGTAGTGCCCGAAGTGGACATTCCCGGGCACGCCCGAGCCGCCATCACGGCGTACCCGGAACTCGGACCGGCTACCGATACCCCTTGGGAGGTCTGGACTTCCTGGGGCATCAGCACCTCGCTGCTGGATCCGTCGGAGTCCACTCTGGACTTCTTCCACAAGGTCTTCGACCACGTGCTGGACATCTTCCCGTCCAAGGTGATCGCACTCGGCGGCGACGAGGTGCCCGGCGTGACCGAGGCGCACCACCGGTTCGTCCGGGCGATCGCGGACCACCTCGTCGCCCGCGGCCGCACGCCGATGGGCTGGGACGAGGTCCTCGACGGCGGCGACCTGCCGACGATGGTGATCGGCGTCTGGCAGGACCGCGAACGGGCTTCACTGGCGGTGAAGGGCGGGCACGAAGTGGTGCTCTGCCCCGAGGACGGCGTGTACCTCGACCACCGGCAAAGCGACCACCCGGACGAACCGATCCCGGTCGGCTATCTGCAGGATCTCGAACACTTCTACGGTTTCGAGCCCGAATCCGGGCCGCGCGTGCGCGGGGTCCAGGCGCAGCTGTGGTCCGAGCACCTGGACACCGTGCGGCGGACGGATTACGCGGCGTTCCCGCGACTGTCGGCGTTCGCCGAGGTCGCGTGGAGCAGCGGACCGCGCGACTACGCGGAATTCCTCCCCCGGCTGCGGGAGCACCACCTGCCGCGGCTGGACGCGCTCGGCGTGGAGTACCGGCCGCTCGACGGTCCGCACCCGTGGCAGACCCGGCCGGACGCGCCGGGACGGCCTCGCTGA
- a CDS encoding ATP-binding protein — protein MPPTPRIRTSRWSLARQLLVLQLAILLVLVSGGITIAYLDARRTTTDRAGEQSLAVARSIADAPDVARAAATADPTAELQPYAQRVLVDTRVDFVTIMSPQGIRYTHPNPALIGQRFLGHIEAAQQGGVVSETYTGSLGPSVRVVVPVFDANHRVVALVAVGITIAAISAEVQERVWPLLGVAAAVLLVGACGGWLVSARLKRQTRGIAPAELSNLFEYHEAVLHSVREGVLLVDRDGRVGLCNDGARTLLGLSGDPVGQSLADLGLSPELAAAFTAPENRTEELHLTDSRVLVVSTTLVSSGGRAQGTVVILRDHTELQTLTGELTTARSLAEALRSQAHEAANRLHTVVSLVELGRPEDAVDFATAELALAQELTDRVMTAVAEPVLAALLLGKAAEASERGVEFTITPDTMIDDLGPGVAGRDLVTILGNLIDNGIDAVVRESGARPAVVVTARSEEDGLLLRVADNGPGVPEDAVGEMFRRGWSTKAGDEHGLGLALVVQAVRRYGGTIDVGRDGGAVFTVRLPRQEVSS, from the coding sequence GTGCCCCCGACACCTCGGATCCGGACGAGCCGCTGGAGCCTGGCCCGTCAGCTGCTGGTGCTGCAGCTGGCGATCTTGCTCGTGCTCGTCTCCGGCGGCATCACTATTGCCTATCTCGACGCCCGGCGCACGACGACCGACCGGGCCGGGGAGCAGTCGCTCGCGGTGGCCCGTTCGATCGCCGACGCGCCGGATGTCGCGCGGGCAGCGGCGACCGCCGACCCGACCGCGGAGCTGCAGCCGTATGCGCAACGGGTGCTCGTGGACACGCGCGTGGATTTCGTGACGATCATGTCGCCGCAAGGAATCCGTTACACCCACCCGAATCCGGCGTTGATCGGCCAGCGGTTCCTCGGGCACATCGAAGCGGCGCAGCAGGGCGGAGTGGTGTCCGAGACCTACACCGGTTCGCTCGGCCCGTCAGTGCGCGTGGTGGTGCCGGTGTTCGATGCGAACCACCGGGTGGTCGCGCTCGTCGCGGTGGGCATCACGATCGCGGCGATCTCCGCCGAGGTGCAGGAGCGCGTCTGGCCGCTGCTCGGCGTCGCGGCGGCAGTGTTACTGGTGGGCGCCTGCGGGGGCTGGCTGGTGAGCGCGCGGCTGAAGCGGCAGACGCGCGGCATCGCGCCGGCTGAGCTGAGCAATCTTTTCGAATACCACGAAGCGGTGCTGCATTCGGTTCGCGAGGGAGTGCTGCTGGTCGACCGCGACGGCCGGGTCGGGCTGTGCAACGACGGCGCCCGCACGCTGCTCGGGCTGAGCGGCGACCCGGTCGGGCAGTCGCTCGCGGACCTCGGCTTGTCGCCCGAGCTGGCGGCGGCGTTCACCGCGCCGGAAAACCGCACCGAGGAACTGCACCTGACCGACTCGCGGGTGCTGGTCGTGAGCACCACGCTCGTCAGTTCCGGCGGTCGCGCGCAGGGCACCGTCGTGATCCTGCGCGACCACACCGAACTTCAGACGCTCACCGGCGAGCTGACCACCGCGCGCAGCCTCGCCGAAGCGTTGCGGTCGCAGGCGCACGAAGCGGCGAACCGGCTGCACACGGTCGTGTCGCTGGTGGAACTCGGCCGTCCCGAGGACGCCGTGGACTTCGCGACCGCCGAACTCGCGCTCGCGCAGGAGCTCACCGACCGCGTGATGACCGCGGTCGCCGAACCGGTGCTGGCCGCGTTGCTGCTCGGCAAAGCCGCGGAGGCGAGCGAACGCGGCGTGGAGTTCACCATCACGCCGGACACGATGATCGACGACCTCGGACCCGGCGTCGCCGGGCGGGATCTGGTGACGATCCTCGGCAACCTGATCGACAACGGAATCGACGCTGTGGTGCGGGAATCCGGCGCGCGCCCGGCGGTGGTGGTCACCGCAAGGTCCGAAGAGGACGGTCTGTTGCTGCGCGTCGCGGACAACGGGCCGGGCGTGCCGGAGGACGCGGTGGGGGAGATGTTCCGCCGGGGCTGGTCGACGAAGGCGGGCGACGAGCACGGTCTCGGGCTGGCGTTGGTGGTGCAGGCGGTCCGGCGCTATGGCGGCACCATTGACGTCGGACGGGACGGCGGTGCGGTGTTCACCGTACGGTTGCCGAGGCAGGAGGTGTCCTCGTGA
- a CDS encoding carbohydrate ABC transporter permease, producing MAAVRSATVRRDGRAALLYLLPAGILLGALLVYPIYQLVVISLYDYGQPQAAGAAPLVFLGLDNYVALLADVQFWTVLGKTVGFAAACVIGSLVVGTGLAVLASRVRAFPRTLLFLAALGAWATPAIAGSYVWLFLFDTDFGLVNEVLSGIGFTGMAHHSWTFGTFGTFGLVAAEVIWCSFPFVMVTMYAGISGVPKETLEAAALDGASVWRTTRSVILPAVRPLLTIATVQSIIWDFKVFTQIYVMTNGGGIAGRNLILNVYAYQQAFAGQEYGLGSAIGVVMTLLLLSITGLYVRSQRRSAAWL from the coding sequence GTGGCCGCAGTCCGTTCCGCGACCGTCCGCCGCGACGGCCGCGCGGCCCTCCTGTACCTGCTGCCTGCCGGAATCCTCCTCGGCGCGCTGCTGGTGTACCCGATTTACCAGCTGGTCGTGATCTCGCTCTACGACTACGGCCAGCCGCAGGCGGCGGGCGCGGCCCCGCTGGTGTTCCTGGGCCTCGACAACTATGTCGCCCTGCTCGCCGACGTCCAGTTCTGGACGGTGCTGGGCAAGACGGTCGGGTTCGCCGCGGCCTGCGTGATCGGCAGCCTGGTCGTCGGCACCGGGCTGGCCGTGCTGGCGAGCCGGGTCCGCGCGTTCCCGCGCACGCTGCTGTTCCTGGCGGCGCTCGGCGCGTGGGCGACCCCGGCGATCGCCGGCTCGTACGTCTGGCTGTTCCTTTTCGACACCGATTTCGGCCTGGTCAACGAGGTGCTCTCGGGCATCGGGTTCACCGGGATGGCGCACCATTCCTGGACGTTCGGCACTTTCGGGACGTTCGGGCTGGTCGCCGCCGAGGTGATCTGGTGCTCGTTCCCGTTCGTCATGGTCACCATGTACGCCGGGATCAGCGGGGTGCCGAAGGAGACGCTGGAGGCGGCGGCGCTCGACGGCGCGTCGGTCTGGCGCACCACGCGGTCGGTGATCCTGCCCGCGGTGCGGCCGCTGCTCACCATCGCGACCGTGCAGTCGATCATCTGGGACTTCAAGGTGTTCACCCAGATCTACGTGATGACCAACGGCGGCGGCATCGCCGGGCGGAACCTGATCCTGAACGTCTACGCCTACCAGCAGGCGTTCGCCGGGCAGGAGTACGGGCTCGGCTCCGCGATCGGGGTCGTGATGACCTTGCTGCTGCTGTCGATCACCGGGCTCTACGTCCGGTCCCAGCGCCGGAGTGCCGCATGGCTGTGA
- a CDS encoding cation:dicarboxylate symporter family transporter, producing MPTPTPEAVAPNRDRTRYLYLAVIAAVVLGVAVGLLWPSVGKSLAPLGTGFVNLIKMMISPIIFCTIVLGIGSVAKAAKVGKVGITALVYFIVMSTFALAIGLVVGNLLHPGSGLHLNPADVSKVHQQAKGEGGVDFLLGIIPKTFVSAFTEGQVLQTLLVALLAGFALQKLGKRGEPILRGIEHIQRLVFRILSMIMWAAPVGAFGAIAAVVGATGWGALRSLLVIMLGFYLTCLVFVFGVLGAVLWLGARVNIFSLLRYLGREFLLILSTSSSESALPRLIAKMEHLGVSKPVVGITVPTGYSFNLDGTAIYLTMATLFIATAQDQPLALGEQITLLLFMIIASKGAAGVSGAGIATLASGLQSHRPELVDGVGFILGIDRFMSEARALTNFAGNAVATVLIGSWMKEFDRERSQQVFTGQAPFDEATLLDDKPAEPAKPVPANA from the coding sequence GTGCCTACACCGACCCCCGAGGCGGTCGCGCCCAACCGCGACCGCACGCGTTACCTGTACCTGGCCGTGATCGCCGCCGTAGTGCTCGGCGTCGCGGTCGGCCTGCTCTGGCCGTCCGTCGGCAAGAGCCTCGCCCCGCTGGGCACCGGCTTCGTCAACCTGATCAAGATGATGATCTCGCCGATCATCTTCTGCACCATCGTGCTGGGCATCGGCTCGGTCGCGAAGGCGGCGAAGGTCGGCAAGGTCGGCATCACCGCGCTGGTCTACTTCATCGTGATGTCGACGTTCGCGCTCGCGATCGGGCTCGTCGTCGGCAACCTGCTGCACCCGGGCAGCGGCCTGCACCTCAACCCGGCCGACGTGTCGAAGGTGCACCAGCAGGCCAAGGGCGAGGGCGGGGTCGACTTCCTGCTCGGGATCATCCCGAAGACCTTCGTGTCCGCGTTCACCGAGGGCCAGGTGCTGCAGACGCTGCTCGTGGCGCTGCTGGCCGGGTTCGCGCTGCAGAAGCTCGGCAAGCGCGGCGAGCCGATCCTGCGCGGCATCGAGCACATCCAGCGGCTCGTGTTCCGCATCCTGTCGATGATCATGTGGGCCGCCCCGGTGGGCGCGTTCGGCGCGATCGCCGCGGTGGTCGGCGCGACCGGCTGGGGCGCGCTGCGCAGCCTGCTGGTGATCATGCTCGGCTTCTACCTGACGTGCCTGGTGTTCGTGTTCGGCGTGCTCGGCGCGGTGCTGTGGCTCGGCGCGCGGGTCAACATCTTCAGCCTGCTGCGGTATCTCGGCCGCGAATTCCTGCTGATCCTCTCGACGTCCTCTTCGGAATCCGCGCTGCCGCGGCTGATCGCGAAGATGGAGCACCTCGGGGTCAGCAAGCCGGTCGTCGGCATCACGGTGCCCACCGGGTACTCGTTCAACCTCGACGGCACCGCGATCTACCTGACGATGGCGACGCTGTTCATCGCCACCGCGCAGGACCAGCCGCTCGCGCTCGGCGAGCAGATCACGTTGCTGCTGTTCATGATCATCGCGTCGAAGGGCGCGGCGGGCGTCAGCGGCGCCGGCATCGCGACCCTGGCCAGCGGCTTGCAGTCGCACCGCCCGGAACTCGTCGACGGCGTCGGCTTCATCCTCGGCATCGACCGGTTCATGTCCGAAGCCCGCGCGCTGACGAACTTCGCCGGCAACGCGGTCGCGACTGTCCTCATCGGATCGTGGATGAAGGAATTCGACCGGGAACGCTCGCAGCAGGTGTTCACCGGCCAGGCGCCGTTCGACGAGGCGACCCTGCTCGACGACAAACCCGCCGAGCCGGCCAAACCAGTCCCGGCGAACGCCTGA
- a CDS encoding SDR family oxidoreductase, with translation MTKKIALVTGGGKGIGRAIATRLANDGALVAVHYGSDEAAAKETVAAIEANGGQAFAVQATLGVDGDAATLVDRLSEQLRERTGEVALDILVNNAATGAGSITTATPEDFDRVFAVNVKAPFFLVQRLLPVLRDGGRIVNISSGDTRIALPFELAYSMTKGALDVFTRTLAQELGQRGITVNAVAPGPTPTERTAHMFADERMRAGTAGASALRRVADPADIADIVAFLASADSRWVTGQVVDATGGTFLGPAGV, from the coding sequence ATGACGAAGAAGATCGCACTGGTCACCGGCGGCGGCAAAGGCATCGGCCGGGCCATCGCGACGCGGCTGGCGAACGACGGTGCGCTGGTCGCCGTGCACTACGGCAGCGACGAAGCGGCGGCCAAGGAAACCGTCGCGGCGATTGAAGCAAACGGCGGGCAGGCGTTCGCGGTGCAGGCGACGCTGGGCGTCGACGGGGACGCGGCGACGCTGGTCGATCGGCTCTCGGAACAGTTGCGCGAACGCACCGGCGAGGTCGCGCTCGACATCCTGGTCAACAACGCGGCGACCGGTGCCGGTTCGATCACCACGGCGACGCCGGAGGACTTCGACCGCGTGTTCGCGGTGAACGTCAAGGCACCGTTTTTCTTGGTGCAGCGCCTGTTGCCGGTGCTGCGGGACGGCGGCCGGATCGTCAACATCTCGTCCGGGGACACGCGGATCGCGTTGCCGTTCGAGCTGGCCTACAGCATGACGAAGGGCGCGCTCGACGTGTTCACCCGCACTCTGGCGCAGGAACTCGGCCAGCGGGGGATCACGGTGAACGCGGTCGCGCCCGGCCCGACGCCGACCGAACGCACCGCGCACATGTTCGCTGACGAGCGGATGCGCGCGGGCACGGCGGGGGCGTCCGCGCTCCGGCGGGTCGCCGACCCGGCCGACATCGCCGACATCGTAGCGTTCCTGGCCTCGGCGGACTCGCGATGGGTCACCGGGCAGGTCGTGGACGCGACCGGCGGGACGTTCCTCGGCCCGGCTGGCGTATAA
- a CDS encoding response regulator: MIRVLVVEDEPVAAEAHRLYVERLSGFVVAGVVHSGGEALRFCEREPVDLVLLDFYLPDTHGLAVCRSLRAAGLPIDVIAVTSARDLALVKAAVSVGVVQYLLKPFTFASLRDKLERYASFREASGEVTGQAEIDRALGTLRTTESAPLPKGMSAETLDAITDALAGAGEGLSAGGAASAIGASRVTARRYLEYLANNGLAQREPRYGQVGRPEVWYRLKPG; this comes from the coding sequence GTGATCCGGGTGCTGGTGGTGGAAGACGAGCCGGTGGCGGCCGAGGCGCACCGGCTGTACGTCGAGCGGCTGTCCGGATTCGTGGTCGCCGGGGTGGTGCATTCCGGCGGCGAGGCACTGCGGTTCTGCGAACGCGAGCCCGTCGACCTGGTCCTGCTGGACTTCTACCTGCCGGACACGCACGGCCTCGCGGTCTGCCGTTCGCTGCGCGCGGCCGGGCTGCCGATCGACGTCATCGCGGTGACGTCCGCGCGCGACCTCGCGCTGGTCAAGGCCGCGGTCTCGGTCGGGGTCGTGCAGTACCTGCTGAAGCCGTTCACCTTCGCCTCGCTGCGGGACAAACTGGAGCGCTACGCGTCGTTCCGCGAGGCGTCCGGCGAGGTCACCGGGCAGGCGGAGATCGACCGCGCGCTCGGCACGCTGCGCACCACCGAGTCCGCTCCGCTGCCGAAGGGCATGAGCGCGGAGACGCTGGACGCGATCACCGACGCGCTGGCCGGAGCTGGCGAAGGGTTGTCCGCCGGTGGTGCGGCGAGCGCGATCGGGGCGTCCCGCGTGACCGCGCGGCGGTATCTGGAGTACTTGGCGAACAACGGGTTGGCGCAGCGCGAACCGCGATACGGGCAGGTCGGGCGGCCGGAAGTCTGGTATCGGCTCAAGCCTGGCTGA
- a CDS encoding helix-turn-helix domain-containing protein, which yields MSQGNIAVTDEATDFDPAKFAVCTVMEVVNRISGKWVIGILLEATRGPVRFTELERSVQGISRRMLTLTLRNLERDGLLTRTVYPTVPPRVEYEATEMARELYDSLSGLVDWAERHREAIAVSRQGYDGRTAC from the coding sequence ATGTCCCAGGGGAACATCGCTGTGACCGATGAGGCCACGGACTTCGACCCGGCGAAATTCGCGGTGTGCACGGTGATGGAGGTCGTGAACCGGATCAGCGGGAAGTGGGTGATCGGCATCCTGCTGGAGGCGACGCGCGGTCCGGTGCGGTTCACCGAACTCGAACGCTCGGTGCAGGGGATCAGCCGCCGCATGCTCACGCTCACCCTGCGGAACCTGGAACGCGACGGCCTGCTGACGCGCACGGTCTACCCGACGGTCCCGCCGCGGGTCGAGTACGAGGCGACCGAGATGGCGCGCGAACTGTACGACTCGCTGTCCGGCCTGGTCGATTGGGCGGAACGGCATCGCGAGGCGATCGCGGTTTCGCGGCAGGGCTACGACGGCCGCACTGCCTGCTGA